The Artemia franciscana chromosome 9, ASM3288406v1, whole genome shotgun sequence region AAATCCAAAACATTACCCCGTAAAAGTCAAAcctaagataaaaaatatatttgttgctTTCAGGTACAGTTAcatcccctccccccttaattaaaaagaaacttcaaagaAAGAGCAAGGTTCAAATTACATaggacaaaaatatatataatgcaATTCATAGCACTCAACGAATTACCTGTTTGTCcaataattactaaaaatactcattgaagaaataaatttaaacactTAGTgggaaatagaagaaaattgagAGATAAACCGATGTCCTTTGGCAAGTTCAGTTTCTTGGATGTAAATTTTATGTCTTAATTATTTCTATtactatattaataaaattcatgAAATAGGTGAATAGACTTTTTCAATAGATGAAATCGattgaaagaataaataaaacgattTTCACTATTGgttagatccccccccccccccgacttgACCTACAGGAAAGAAATGAACAGAGTGATTTTTACACCTAGCAAAGAAGAAGAGAGAAGCTAAACGTAGCTAAAATGAAGACTGTACCAATAGgaatcaaaaactaattttaaaagaggaaaacttgaaaaaaattgaaaccagAAATTTCTAAAGCAAAATATTTCTCACTATAATATTTAAGTACACAGGAGCTTGTTTCAGCACTGGACGAAGTTTCAAGCACGCCCCCCTTCCCATGTTAGTGATTATTATACAGAAACATACATTACTGATACCACTGTAAATAATTACACTCTTCTCGAAAAATAACTTGTAAGTACCCAACAAATTGTCTACTTGtccaataattaaataaatatactaaaaatattgataacaaaaataattcaatgaCTGAGTGGAAAGAtggtgaaataaaaataaatcaagagtATAAGGCATGTTCCAAGCAGTATTAATTATATgtcttaatttttatattactaatttagcatattaaactaaaataataattgatcAATACAAAAATTTTGTGGGATGATTTAACCCTTACAATAGatgacaaggaaaaaaaaaagttttgaccgACCCCGTTTCAATGGTAAAAGTGAAAGGGTTTGGTGAAGGTTCTGCCTTTGCAGGGTATATCGGATAAGCAGATTAAATTAATGCTATGCTCAAGAATAAAATTGCTGCGGGTAACGTTAGCAGCTGTTTGGTGAGGAATGAGGAGTTAAGCAGTTTGAACCACTTCAAGTATAAATTAAGAGTAAAAGGCATCTTCCAAGTTTCAGCGGTGTTATTACatgtcttaattttttaaattactaatttaGCATATTAAACTAATATAATAATTGatcaagataaaaattttgtgggATGCTTATAACCCTTACAATAGCTGACAAGGCAATGCAAAAGATTTGCCTCACTTCGTTTCAAGTGACCCAAgtggtaatttctttttctttttttactattttttttttcacttttcactcAGTCGTTTATAGCGTCTTAATTGTCAACTGTATAAAAATAATAGGAATAATGTATAgcaattgtaaatataaatttgaatttaatcaGGGCTGCCACTGAGAATTTGGGctaggaaaattttgaaaaaaaacaactgaaaaataaatctataGATATTGAATAATAACAAAGCATGGGCTTGATATATTTTTTGAGGGCAGTAGTACCCTCAAGATCCTGAAATCGGAActgaaatttcaaatgaaaatccAAATAAGTAGCAACCCTGTATTTAATAAGTTCCTAATAAACAAAGTTAAGTTGTTTCTTCACTTCGTGAAGAACTTCGAGTGAAGTTGTTCTTCACTCGCCTTTGCTTATCTGTCCCATGGTGAAGCTGGTTCATAGCTATCTTTCCCCATGATAACCAAATAACACCAATGATTGTACATATCAACATCTCTATGTAATATCCATCTATTAACGTGACGCATTCTCCTCCAAGCCTGGCGCATTCCTCTATTTTTGAAGTGTTTACGCAGCTTCCAACACCATCTATAGAACAAGTTTTCTCGTAAAGTAATCAACGAGCCACAGCGCAAGAGTGGTAGACCAGTTCCCTccaagattgcaaatggtattgAGTAATGTCATATAGGTACTACCAACGGAAGGATCACTAATAAGAGCAAAATATGCCATTACGGATACAAACATGGAATAGACAGCAGCCTGGTGGAGGGCATAACTGACGACGATTATCATATAGTAATATGATGGGAAACTACCATCATTGTTCTTAAACCAAGGTTTCATCCATACTAGCATAGTGTACTCAAGTTCCATTACAAGTCCATATGGAAAGGCTTTCATAAAAATCTTAATAGGCATAGgtatagaagaaaaagaagaatatgaAGACTATAGGCAGCTATTCTTGTCCAACGCTTCTTTCTGGAGGATTTTCCCAAGTGTCTTCGAAGAATGATCCTTAAGTATGTAATATGATATAATAATGTTTCGAAAATCTATTCGAGAAGCCCATCGCACTCGTGGAGTTTCctttgaactgaaaaaaaaggggaaattatttagttattttggTTTTCCTGTCACCGTAAACTGGacaattttctaatattataagCAAGGCCGTATCAAGAGGAACGTTTCGGGGTTCAACTCCTTCTCCCACAGAAATACTTTTCCGACTCgttaaaacgtaacaaaatgaatataaacatacTTTTGAtgctctttttaaagttttttgtacccttcccctttccagaaaaaatctttctgtaaaaaaaaaaaaaaaaaagaaagaaagaaagaaaatcccGGATACGGCCCTAATATAAGAGCTATAAGTGTAAACAGGTGATTTAAGACATATAGTTTCAAAACTTAACAGAAAcaataaaatgacaaatttttattaaattttgtgaGTGCGTAATTTACTAATTTTGTATGACTGCCTAGTTTACTAATTTAATAAGTTGCTGAGAGGCTTTTCAACGACAACACATTCATTGAAGACCCACAAAATTAGCTCTTTTTAttagattaataataatttggtcatacaatatatttcaatatcAAAGTTTCTTTTAGTTATTTGGAGGTTTACTAATCTTAAAAGAGCCAATATGTAGAAAGTTAAGCGAGAAATTGTAATTTTGTCCTTTCTATGATTGCTGACGAAACACTTTCActttaaaactatatttatttatttatcaatttaaagaaaaaaaataatattcgtgcaactgattttattaattatattactaagtaaaaaattatgttattttgctcaatttctgctcagttttttttaagcaaaaagaaacagtgtgTCATTATTAAAAGAAGGATAGaagaaaacattcaaaaataggTGGGGCTTCACGAGGGAAAGTAAAGtcgaaataaaaatcaaattaaatttgaaaatagaaagGTGAGTGCAGGAGAAATTGATTAGTTGTGATTGAAATTGATTAGATTTGCcacttttaccaaaatattgcaGTCATTTTATTATTCATGATATACACGTGTAAGGATTTGGTTAATACAATTTATCACATGCATATAATTgtaactagatctacgttgcatgagCAAAGCGAGGTGTTGCAGTAGCATTCCCATTTCTTTGGCTTCACCGGATAAAgcgttgcgagagcaacactttggttttgtttcctccaTTGGATTAAACGCCGAAGTCGCTAATCTGTAAGGAtcctaaaataaatactaggtacaccaactcgcaaaagtttcAAACCCCTCATTACAACTagtaaaagttgcaaactcctcatcaCTGAAGATTATTGTAGCCTAGCATCCGATTGTTACTTACAAGCCCCCTagatgtcttaccactggaccCAAActgttcttaccatcaaatacaccggaaacaaataataggtacatcaactagcaaaagttgcgaacctcTCATTgacgactgttgcttaaaactcccgtatatgtctcacaattggtatcatttttggtttaaatgTATACCTTACTACTAAAGTTGCCAACCCCTTCAAACTGAAATGGCTCATAAcgaaatttttctaccaaaaaatggacgacatatactttgatcaacCCATCGAGAGCTATCGAcctctgttgaaaaaaaaacctatctgtcttagttcaacagatgacttttttttaccgtaggccaagtttctaacgtcatcacagGAGCAAAGaataaactttaatttctttagcaatgagacaACAAttaagtttaagaggcacatctgataccatttctgtaccgcaatcccaagtgcaaaaaaccgaATAATAAACCCAGCTGAAATCATGAACAGAAATGGgcagaaacaatagatggcaccACTTTCAGTCCCCaattttttgcttctttaactttttctatttatcactcaaagaaaacatattggctgtggggctggGCAGCTGCTACATATTTTTGTCACTTacagattttagtccatcttcaatttggaACTGGTGCCTGCTTGcatgcctgctagaacggagcgttccactcgaaagcagaaacatagtttgatgaaacgaaagcttgactatATAACTTCAGATAGGCCTCTCtcacataggctataaaactcctagtcacttcacacactaaaggctctggctcaaggacaaacAAAAATCACCGTTTTTGGGTCCAGACAAGagctctacgaagctttccaaaatgcaaagtcatattcatcaattcgGCCTAAGGTTCACACTTTACGTGAAACCGCAGAGGCTAGACCCttacaacttttcatttcaaattCCAGTACGTTGAGCCCATGGAGATAAGATGGTATGGAAGGCTCCGTAACAGAACAATTtcggaagaaagaaaaatattttaaataattaaatattattaatatcatATTGCATTTGATATATTagattgtattatatttttatggtgAAAATTTGCGTTtgttgtgttaatttttttagtatgaTACCGCGCTACCTAACAAGCTTTGGCTTTGGgaactaacattttttttatttgattcgaTTTTCTATGCCCATTTATGAGATTAgactaatagaaaaaatataaaaagaaaatctaaggAGACAacacatttttgaaatattaacaaaaaacttaCTCTGTAATGGTCCTTGGACTAATATGTAGAATCTTTCCTGGTATAAATAATTCTATTTCTTCTGCAGCCCCTTGATCTACCGCTCCTCTTACACCCTCTTCTGCTACAGTGTTTTCTTGATCATGTTCAGGAGTAGAAACAGTGAATCTTACTTTCATCTCAGACGGTACCAATTCAACTTTAAATTGTTCTTCTGAATCACTTGGAGAATCATCCATTTTGTCACTTTGAGAGTCATGGTTTTTCTTGCTTGTGCTAGGCTCTCCTTCATCAACGGCTTGCCTTTCTTGGCTTATGCTTTCTGCTGGAGATATTTCGATTCTTActtcttcttctgtttttttgaTAGGCTCTTTTTGTATCGGTTCAGTGCTATGAATCTCATCAGAAGAATTCTCAGGCTCCGTCAATCTGTCTGGAAGTTGAGTCTCACGCAACAATCGGCTCTGAAAAAAGagccaaaaatatttcaaaagctaTAATAACGAagcaatatatttatttactacTTCTGATACATCTAATTACAAGTGAGCTAACCTCCTGGctaaagggccatgaaacggagatcagcacctcCGGTTTGGACCtcaagggtctagtgccgtcttacttactcaTTTCCCTGAACCCATAACGTTTTCACTGACCTTCGTATTTTTGGCCATGCAtgttttcaaattatgccaAAGGGTAATTCGCGTTTTAATTTAGATGTAGTTTTCCGCCGATGAAGATTTACAGGCTAGTTAAAccaatttttcttgatttttggcATAGTCAAGGGTGCCATAACCTGAGTCTACGCTTCTCCTAGTTGTAAATTTCGTTAGAGCGagaaattttttagatttaatcaTGCTCAGCACCATTAAGTTCCACAAATCTCGTGGATTCTTCCTTCTCTGGAACCTCAAACTATAATACGGGTTTTATAGACAATAGCTTTGATCAGTTTGAAAGAGATAGTAAATGGGAATGGAACTAAGCCAAGCAGATGGTATAGTCACAGATGCATGAGCAAACGGGTATCTGCAGTCATTTTTCTTACGAGGAAGATGTTGGGacctttgacttttttttattagaaaaactcCCCTTTCtgcaattttaattattatttaaactcCAAACCGATCTATTACAACGTGACGTCCTGGAAGAATTCGCTAATTAATTCAAGCCAAAAAATGTAGAAGGCTATGACGCATACATCTTCAaaaaatactgaataattttgattttgattttgacttttGATTTGACATTTGATTTTGACCATTCAGTCAGAGGTTCAGAATGGCATGCATGGAGGCGTGCCTCAGTGTTTCTTGGTCAATTGTTAGAGTTTTCCCAGTTCTTGAGATGAGCTTGAAGTGAATGGtaagctttgttttaatttataccTTTGACTTTGATTAGTGTAGGTAGGGACTGAAGCCTAGAGACAGGTTGAGATTAGATTGCCTTGGTATAGGAGGAGAATTCTATACTAAGCAAGAAATTTTTCCCTGAggcaaagaaagaaaattgggGAAGACTATTGCTTGTACTTGCTGGGGCCAATTAGCGTGAAATTTTTATTCCACGTGGGAAGTACACTTGTTAGAAGTCTGTCGGTTGTGGAAGCCACCACAACCAGGGCAAGTAAAAATCCGTGGCGTGTGGGAGTTATCCTAACCCCTGAGGTACCGCCAGGTTGCTCTGGTAGCATTAGAGATATCCTAATAGTGGCAAAGGAAGAGTAAGGCCCCCTCCTTGCCTACACTAAATATTTTCGAATAAGTCTTGTACTCTGCTACGAATGATGTAATCCAGCAAACTCTTGTAATGTCTAACTAAtgcaaatttataagaaaattcaatattaacaaaaaaaatttacattaatttcttgctatttcaaaaatgtAGAACATTTTCAGCCTTACGGAAAGGGTTAGATATGGTAACAATCCAACTACTTGCAGTATAAGAAATTATCTAATTACTGAAGTTTGGGTAAATAGTCAAGTAATCAATGGAGTCACAAATTTGTGTCATAGAAATTTAGTCATAGATCAGGAGAACATTggaaattgtatattttatattggtgtatagttaaaatatactatttttGTGGCTTCAGTGATTGACAAATAGCGCACTTctagtagattttttttatacccaacGTACATACACATGTGCACTGGTCCAAAATAATGGCACTTGAGATTTACCCTAATGAGACTCTTGGACGACCACGTTCACCACCCTGCTACTAACAAAGCAAAAGACAATGGAGGAATATCCTTTAAGAACAGACAGGTATATTGCCTTGTAATCTTCTTGGCTGTAGCTTCCTATGAAAGGCTAGATGACActgaaatttcttgaaatataGTTTGCTGGCATGCCATGTCTTGTTATGTGTCTTTGAGTCTAATAGTTGGAGagtgaaaaaagagggaaaatatTCGTTATCCCATTCATGTTGAAATAGTTTTTCCATTGTCTACGAATAATTAAAGATCCCTAATATTAGCCATAGTCTTTCAGCCTTTTCGTGAGGAAGCTGCTCTTCATACCAATCTTTGGGACATTGTCATTATTTCCTTTTCACAAAACCCTATAGTCTTAGCGAGTGTAAAATATgtaagaaactgaaaataaattaaatataagcaTGTTTCGGAGTCAAAGATTCTCTTCCTAATCTTACAACTATTatatatgaattaaaaaaatcatttccaaaaggagatttttcaaaaagaagtattgggctacattaaaccaaagatgagcggaaataaattcaaataattttccaaacgtAAAACTGCAATAAACaaccgattcaaactcaaaacgtgcAGAAACTAACAGGAGCAGGGATGACACCCCCCGTGCCTTCTAAggatcagaacataatttgaactttacattaaaaataaattgcatctttaatgttttttccttttctttagctTTAACATCACCAAACTTGTCAAGACTTTTACTACtgaaaatgataataattatatatgatTCTATGAattaccattattttttttcagttatcttGGTTATAATTGTGGCTTTTTCTTGTTTGATATTATGAGATGTAAAAATGCACATCCAAAATAAATATCGTTCTCAGGAAAGCACAAATTCAGTTGTTgtcttaattcttttaatttctgctagttttgagtttgattcggttatttaatgtaattactgttcgttttgggttaaATTTGCTTAATGGCGGTGATTTATGATAGTTGTAAAATTACTTGACTTTATTTGGGCTCATGTTTTGTTTAATGGAGTatctacttttatttaaaatccatCTTTTgaggaaaaatagtttttaaaattaattttatttccatttttcagctgacatagtctttttcactGGTTAAGAAAAGATTATTCTACACCTTTTCTGTCTTTCTCTATTATAGTCTTGATTTTGGCCTcctatatatacacacacacacacacgcatatatatatatatatatatatatatatatatatatatatatatatatatatatatatatatatatatataatatatatatatatatatatatatatatatatatatatatatatatatatatatgtatatgtatatgtatatgtatatgtatatatatatatatatatatatatatatatatatatatatatatatatatatatatatatatatatatatatatatatataatttcattggataaaattttctacaattttgataatatatgcccttttgacaatctggataaaCACAATGCATCTTGATTCGGTTTTAtgcttcaaaatatatttaatatgcccttttgacaacaacttaatatgcccttttgacaatctggataaaCGCAATGTATCTCGATTTTGTTTTATGCTTCAAATTGTATTTaatgtgcccttttgacaacaatttaatatgcccttttgacaatctggataaaGGCAATGCATCTTGATTCGGTTTTATGCTTCAAAtttacctgaaaaataaaactgaaaaccctACTTTGTTTCTACAATATTATATCAATGGGATTTTAACGCAACATAAGCTTGAACACGCTGTGCATCTATACCAATACTCCCCAATCCTCTTCTTTAGTTTATAAGCTTCTTTAATTGGTTATTTTGTATTGCTTATTTACACTCTTATATCctttaaaattcgaaaaaacaaaaaatgatctGAACTCGAAGCtgtttgtaaaataaatttattggcCAATAGTTCATTTTTACCACGTTCGTACtacttgaagaaaaaagaatcaagTAAAAGCAACGTTTATTTCAGATTTACCCTCATGttactatttttgaaaactgCTTAAGGTGAGCCTGACAAACAAATTAATCCTCAGAACAAACACTCAATTCACTCACCTCAGGATGATGTCTCCCTCTTTCTGGATCCAGGTTTCTTCCACTGCCAAGTTCACTTTCTTGGTATTTCTTGGAAAACGGAATCCTGTACTAGAAATTTCGGCATTAGACAGATTTTCTTgcaacattttttcttattttattgcGCAGGTATTTCAGCCGAAATGAATAACACTAACATTATAATGCAGCAAGAATTAGACAAAAATAGAGGGGTACTTTGATAGTCAGCCGATAAAAAAATCCGCCTATTAGAATACTGAAAACTGACATCACCACCACTCAGTGAGATGAGTCCATTCTGCCACACAGTATGTGGCAATAGTAACTGAATGCAAAGATGATACATCACAAAACGAAGGACATGTTTTGGAGTAAATTCTTCTTTTAAGATTTGAAGTGAGAAaggataaataataatacaaaaaatccagcaaattatcttattttagttAATAAGGGGTGATATCAACTTCAAGTTCCATTTATTTCCATTATTTCCATATCAAGGTACTCTTAGTGGTAAATAGCAAATAGCAGAAAAAAGGGacatgaaacttaaaacaagctgACACGCATgttaaaaaaagtataaaagagAAGTAAATCCTGATAATTCAAGATCACATCTAGAGAGTTTGGTAGCACGTAACACATTATGTTGCCATTGTGAGCAAGTCTGCAATTATAGTGCAAGAAGaaggacaaaaaaataataaattgtattgtattgaaataaatgaattttagaGCTATAACACTTGTAAAAAAACATTTGTAGGTAGTACCTCAAAATGGCTGGCAAAATTAAGTAGTTCCTGTGAGCAGAGAGACTGGGTCAGTGGGAAGaatgtcttttgaaaataaaacaagactTCTATGTGAAATATAGACAAGTGATCCAATCCTGttatatatgaataaataatcCAATTCGACACTTGGAAATATATAAATCTTTTATGACTATGGTAGTGAACTGGGCTGTCAGCAGATCTGGTTATAGAACAGAACTTCGAGAGGAATCTTGAAGCTTCCTCAGGGCTGATTGAAGGAGGTAGAAtgccagaatttaaaaaaaatgcagaatatttaaagcaaaattgAACCCTGAAGACATATTActtgtaaaacaaaaatgcatgAAAAGCCAAATTCAGTTCGAACATTACAATGGAGTAAGACATATAGTGAATGACATAATGACTCCAATAGAATCAGACACGGAAAAGACTTTAAATAGTGCTACAACTGTTTTTCCCGACTAGATGACTAACTAGACTAGATGTCCGAGGACTAGCGTTTGAGTGTCAGCTACCAGTTCTAGAGCTAGGTGGGCTTTGTAAATTTGGCAATTGGATATTTTTACGCTCAGATGTTATTATATCCGTTAATTAATACACTTAAAATATCAATTAAATCTGAAAATATGCGCTCCTTTTGTCTGAACTTGCAACTTTTTAATAAAGTGATTTAAAGTGGTAACCACTATAGTAAttggaatataaataaaatggcgACATTCAATATACTGT contains the following coding sequences:
- the LOC136031534 gene encoding uncharacterized protein LOC136031534; this translates as MTMSQRLSRLLRETQLPDRLTEPENSSDEIHSTEPIQKEPIKKTEEEVRIEISPAESISQERQAVDEGEPSTSKKNHDSQSDKMDDSPSDSEEQFKVELVPSEMKVRFTVSTPEHDQENTVAEEGVRGAVDQGAAEEIELFIPGKILHISPRTITDSKETPRVRWASRIDFRNIIISYYILKDHSSKTLGKILQKEALDKNSCL